A genomic window from Streptomyces sp. HUAS YS2 includes:
- a CDS encoding N-acetylneuraminate synthase family protein, with protein MSIDTRLRTLGGKTAGPGQSVYVTGEIGINHNGDLNNAFALIDVAAEAGCDAVKFQKRTPEICTPRDQWDIERDTPWGRMTYIDYRHRVEFGEDEYRAIDEHCRKRGIDWFASPWDTEAVAFLEKFDVPAHKVASASLTDDELLRALRATGKTVILSTGMSTPAQIRHAVEVLGSANILLCHATSTYPAKAEELNLRVINTLQQEFPNVPIGYSGHETGLQTTLAAVALGAAFVERHITLDRAMWGSDQAASVEPQGLQRLVRDIRTIETALGDGIKKVYESELGPMKKLRRVQGLVAA; from the coding sequence ATGAGCATCGACACCCGTCTGCGCACCCTCGGCGGCAAGACCGCCGGCCCCGGCCAGTCCGTCTACGTCACCGGCGAGATCGGCATCAACCACAACGGCGACCTGAACAACGCCTTCGCGCTGATCGACGTGGCCGCCGAGGCCGGCTGCGACGCCGTGAAGTTCCAGAAGCGGACCCCGGAGATCTGCACCCCGCGCGACCAGTGGGACATCGAGCGCGACACCCCCTGGGGCCGGATGACCTACATCGACTACCGCCACCGCGTCGAGTTCGGCGAGGACGAGTACCGCGCCATCGACGAGCACTGCAGGAAGCGCGGCATCGACTGGTTCGCCTCCCCCTGGGACACCGAGGCCGTCGCCTTCCTGGAGAAGTTCGACGTCCCCGCGCACAAGGTGGCCTCCGCCTCCCTCACCGACGACGAGCTGCTGCGCGCCCTGCGCGCCACCGGCAAGACCGTCATCCTCTCCACCGGCATGTCGACCCCGGCCCAGATCCGGCACGCCGTCGAGGTCCTCGGCAGCGCGAACATCCTGCTCTGCCACGCCACCTCGACCTACCCGGCCAAGGCCGAGGAGCTCAACCTGCGCGTGATCAACACGCTGCAGCAGGAGTTCCCGAACGTCCCGATCGGCTACTCCGGCCACGAGACGGGCCTGCAGACCACGCTCGCCGCGGTCGCCCTCGGCGCCGCGTTCGTCGAGCGCCACATCACCCTCGACCGCGCGATGTGGGGCTCCGACCAGGCCGCCTCCGTCGAGCCGCAGGGCCTGCAGCGTCTCGTCCGCGACATCCGCACCATCGAGACCGCCCTCGGCGACGGGATCAAGAAGGTGTACGAGTCCGAGCTCGGCCCGATGAAGAAGCTCCGCCGGGTCCAGGGGCTCGTCGCCGCATGA